One Sporosarcina sp. FSL W8-0480 genomic window, TGATTCGGTTGTTATTATGACACATGATTTTCAAGTCGATAAGCTAATTTTAGAGAGGATCAAAGATGAACAGTTACTATATGCAGGTTTATTGGGATCGGAAAAAAGGACGAAACGGTTATTAGGAGAAGACATCCCTAGTTGGCTTCATTCCCCAATCGGTATTTCGATTGGCGCCGAAGGGCCAGAGGAAATCGCAGTAAGTATCATTTCGGAAATGATATCCGTCAGAAGGAGTGCCGCCATATGGCCATCGTTGGCATCTATTTAGCAGCTGGCCAAGGCATTCGTATGGGGGAGAATAAATTGGCACTTCAAGTCGGAAAGATGTCACTTGGAAGTTTAGCACTCGATACAGCAATCGATTCATCTTTAGATCAAATCTACGTTGTGACAAATGCTGAGGACGACCTTACATGGATTCCAAGCCGCATGAAATCACATGAAAAATGTACAATATTACCTTGTCCGAATTCCTATGAAGGGCAATCAGTCTCATTACAATGCGGCATCAAACACGCTTCTGAAAATGGTGCGACCGCGGCAATTGTTCTTTTAGGGGACCAACCTTTCATTACAAAACTGATGATTGATGAAATGATTAATTGCTTTAATCAGAATCCTGACAGCCAGTACGTAGCTACAGCTTCACAAGACGGAGTGATGAAACCGCCCATCCTCTTCTCCTCTTCCCTTTTCGAGACATTACTGAATATACAAGGGGATATGGGAGCGAGAGAAATTTTACGCGGAACGTTGTTCAATCAAGGTAAACGTGTACCGTGCAAGGATCATCGACTATTATTCGATGTCGACACACCAGAAGATTATCATTCGTTGCTTTCATATTTCCCGATAGGTTGATATTAAAAACGACTCCTGTTTGACAGATTACCCTTGTCAAACGGCAGTCGTTTTTATGATTTTCCCTTCTTCTAGGAAAATAATTCTATTCCCTAACTTTTCAGCTTCGTCCATATCATGTGTAACAATTATAAACGGGATTTTCCATAACTCATGTATTCGCAGTAATTCATCCTGACATTCGGTGCGAGTCTGTTTATCCAGCGCTGATAATGGTTCGTCAAGTAGTAAAACAGATGGCTCCGTCGCCAATGCCCGAGCAAGTGCCACTCGCTGTTTTTCCCCTCCGGAAATCTGATGGGGGTACTTCGACCATAAATGCCGTATACCAAGCACATCAAGAACCTTCTCGATGGTTAAGTTTTGTTCTTTTTTCTGAAGACCATAATATATATTCTTTCCAACGGTCATATGTGGAAAAAGGGCATAATCTTGGAACAGATATCCAACATTCCGGACCCTTGTAGGCATCCATTGGTTATGATTATAGAAGACATTATTACCTAAACTGATCTTTCCAGAATCAGGTTTGATCAGCCCTGCAATACTGTCCAGTATCGTCGTCTTCCCTGAACCAGATGGGCCAAAGAGGACTACTTTTTCATCCCCCACGGAAAAGTCTACTTCCAAATCATAATGAAATAATTCTTTTTTTATATGTACGTCCAACATTCAATCACCTACTTTTGTCCGTCGAAAAGCGTCTCATATTTCTTTTACTCCACCAATTTAGCCACATAATCGTACTAAAACCTAATGCAACAATAATGACAACCCAGAAAGTAGCCTGCTCCATTTGACCGGATTCGACAGCAAAATAGATGGCCATTGGAATAGTATCCGTCTTACCAGGAATGAAACCTGCCAACATAAGCGTTGCACCAAATTCCCCAAGTCCTCTTGCAAATGATAATACAAGTCCAGCTAACAAACCTGGCCAAGCAAGAGGGAATGCGACAGTCCAAAACACTCGCCATTCGGAAGCCCCCATCGTCCTTGCAGCATTTTCAAGCCGACTATCAAGACTTCCAAAAGCGGCGGTAGCACTTTGATACATTAACGGAAATGAAACGACGATTGAGGCAATAACAGCCCCTATCCAAGTGAATACTACTTGAAAGTCAAACCATTCAAGTAACCAACTCCCTATCCAACCTTTTTTTCCGAATAGAACAAGAAGGGCAAATCCTACTACGGTTGGCGGAAGAACAAGCGGGAGCATGAAAAAGGATTCGATGATGCTTTTTCCAAAGAAACTTTTCCTTGTAAATAAATGTGCAAAATAGACACCTGTCAAGAATACAATGGAGGTCGAAATGGCCGCCACTTTCATTGATAAAAATAGTGGTGAGTAGTCTATGCCATCCACATTGATACCTCCCCTTATGGATCACTTGAATCCATATTTTTGTAAAACGGCTTTCCCTTCTTCACTCGTTAAAAAATCAAGGAAAGCTTTTGCTTCCTTTTTATGTAAGG contains:
- the modB gene encoding molybdate ABC transporter permease subunit; translation: MDGIDYSPLFLSMKVAAISTSIVFLTGVYFAHLFTRKSFFGKSIIESFFMLPLVLPPTVVGFALLVLFGKKGWIGSWLLEWFDFQVVFTWIGAVIASIVVSFPLMYQSATAAFGSLDSRLENAARTMGASEWRVFWTVAFPLAWPGLLAGLVLSFARGLGEFGATLMLAGFIPGKTDTIPMAIYFAVESGQMEQATFWVVIIVALGFSTIMWLNWWSKRNMRRFSTDKSR
- a CDS encoding ATP-binding cassette domain-containing protein, which gives rise to MLDVHIKKELFHYDLEVDFSVGDEKVVLFGPSGSGKTTILDSIAGLIKPDSGKISLGNNVFYNHNQWMPTRVRNVGYLFQDYALFPHMTVGKNIYYGLQKKEQNLTIEKVLDVLGIRHLWSKYPHQISGGEKQRVALARALATEPSVLLLDEPLSALDKQTRTECQDELLRIHELWKIPFIIVTHDMDEAEKLGNRIIFLEEGKIIKTTAV
- a CDS encoding nucleotidyltransferase family protein; the protein is MAIVGIYLAAGQGIRMGENKLALQVGKMSLGSLALDTAIDSSLDQIYVVTNAEDDLTWIPSRMKSHEKCTILPCPNSYEGQSVSLQCGIKHASENGATAAIVLLGDQPFITKLMIDEMINCFNQNPDSQYVATASQDGVMKPPILFSSSLFETLLNIQGDMGAREILRGTLFNQGKRVPCKDHRLLFDVDTPEDYHSLLSYFPIG